In the genome of Calothrix sp. PCC 6303, the window TCGATGTTTTTGGGCAGATGTTTTTGAAAGGGTATATCTATCGCGGCTTGAAACCTGTAAATTGGAGTCCCAGTTCGCGGACGGCTTTGGCTGAAGCTGAGTTAGAATATCCAGAGGGACATACTTCGAGAAGTATGTATGCAGCCTTCCCAATGGTGAGTTTGGCGGATGGTGCAAAGTCAGCTTTAGGGGAATATTTACCAAGTTTGGGTGTAGCGATTTGGACGACGACACCCTGGACAATTCCGGCGAATTTGGCTGTGGCGGTGAATCCAGATTTGGATTATTCTGTTGTGGAAGTAGGTCAAGTTGCCTCGAATGCAGATACACAGTGGAACGTCTCCAGCAAATACCTGATTGTGGCGAAGGATTTAATAGATTCTCTAGCCGAAAAATTCAATGTGGAATTAACCGTAAAAACCACAGTTAAAGGGAAAGATTTAGAACATTCAACATACAAACATCCCCTATTTGAGCGTGAGAGTCCCATCGTCATTGGCGGCGATTATATAACCACAGAGAGCGGTACAGGATTAGTTCATACTGCCCCAGGTCATGGTCAAGAAGACTACATCACCGGACAAAAATATGGCTTACCAATTCTTTCCCCTGTGGATGATGGTGGCAACTTTACAGAGGAAGCAGGACAATTTGCGGGGTTAAATGTCCTCGGTGACGGCAACCAAGCAGTTTTGGATGCCATGTTAGCTGCTGGTGCTTTACTTAAAGAAGAACCCTATCAACACAAATATCCCTACGATTGGCGAACTAAAAAACCGACGATTTTTAGAGCAACAGAGCAGTGGTTTGCCTCAGTTGAGGGATTCCGCGATCGCGCTTTGGATGCAATTGCCCAAGTACGTTGGATACCACCACAGGGAGAAAATAGAATAACTCCCATGGTAAGCGATCGCTCGGACTGGTGTATTTCTCGGCAGCGTAATTGGGGTGTACCAATCCCCGTATTTTACGATGAGGAAACCAACGAAGTTTTAATGACAGAAGAAACCATCAACCATATTCGGGATATCTTTGCTGAAAAAGGTTCTAATGCTTGGTGGGAAATGTCTGTAGAAGAATTGCTACCCGAACAGTACCGCAATAATGGACGCAGATATCGTCAAGGCTTTGATACGATGGATGTGTGGTTTGATTCGGGTTCTTCTTGGGCTTCAGTAGTTAAACAGCGTCAAGAGTTATCAAAGTACCCAGTAGATATATATTTGGAAGGCTCAGACCAACATCGCGGTTGGTTCCAATCGAGTTTACTTACTAGTGTAGCTGTCAACGATTGCGCCCCCTATAAAACCGTCTTAACCCACGGCTTTACTCTGGATGAAAAAGGCTTCAAAATGAGTAAATCCTTGGGAAATGTTCTAGATCCCAACGTCGTCATCGAAGGTGGAAAAAATCAGAAAGAAGAACCACCCTACGGTGCAGACGTGTTGCGGTTATGGGTCTCTTCAGTAGATTACACCAACGACCAACGCATCGGTAAAAATGTTCTCAAACAACTAGGAGACATTCGCGGGAAAATTCGCAACACAGCGCGGGTTTTACTGGGAAATCTACACGACTTCGACCCCGAAAAAGACGCAGTTCCCTACGACAAATTACCCGCAGTCGATAAATACATGCTACACCGAATGACGGAGGTATTTAACGAAGTTACAGAAGCCTTTGAAAGCTTCCAATTCTTCCGCTTCTTCCAAACAGTGCAAAACTTCTGCGTGGTGGATTTATCCAGCTTCTACATCGACATCGCCAAAGATCGGCTGTATATCAGCACCCCCGAAGGTTTCCGCCGTCGCAGCACCCAAACAGTATTGTACCTGGCACTGGAGAATTTGACTCGTGCGATCGCGCCTGTTCTCTGTCACTTAGCTGAAGACATCTGGCAATTTTTACCCTACAAAACACCTTATAAATCGGTGTTTGAAGCAGGTTGGGTGAATTTGGATGCAAAATGGCAAAATCCCGAAATCGCCACCTTCTGGGAGAAACTACGGGAACTTCGTAACGATGTCAACAAGGTGTTGGAACAAGCACGGGTTGATAAAAGTATTGGTTCTTCTTTGGAAGCGAAGGTGTTACTGTATATAGCCGATAGCGAATTACGGCAACAAGTCAAAACACTGGAAGAAAATAGCAACGGTATCGATGAATTGCGATATTTGTTTATTACTTCCCAAGTTGAACTACTAGATTCATCTCAAAAAATTGACGGATTGAAATATAATTCCGTTGGTGAAAACTGGGGAATTGGCGTAGTGGATGCTGAAGGGGCAAAATGTGACAGATGTTGGAATTATTCTACCCATGTGGGGGAATCAAAGGATGATCCATTGTTATGTGAGCGATGTGTTGATGCTTTAGGTGGAGAGTTTTGATCTTTTTCTGAATTTTTAGCCAAAATTTGTCCCTTTCCAGCTAGGAGAGGGATTTTTGATAATTTTGTTTTTAGCTTTTGATAAATTATATTCTGAACTCAATGTTAAACAATGATGAGAAACTCAACAGGGAATGAAATTACCTAATCCCGAACGCGCTATAGTCGAAGTGGACAAGATCAGTGGTTACTGTCTCAATCCAGAACATCCGCAAGGAAAACATAAAGCTCGCGTTTTTAAATCAGCCCTAAACCTGAATCTTGAGAATGCTGAGGAATTACAAATAGCGCTTTTGCAAGCAGTGACTAATTGGGATGCAGTTCTAGCAATAGGCTGCCGTTTGAACAACAAACAATTTATGAATGTCTACTATTTTGTTCAATGAACCCCATAAGCGCAAGCCTTTTCTTCATTTCTTGTTCATACTCTCGATTATTTTTTGGCCAATCAAAGTCCACATGCTTTAGCTGTTTTACACAGTTAGGAGAGATCAGAAATTTAATCCCACGTTCGACCAATCCCTCAATCAGATAAATATGACGGTCAATGTCTTCGTTATAGTCGATTGCATATAAGCTCCAGCAAGTATTAATGAATGGATCTATTACCTCAAATATGAAATTAATCGTTTCTCCACTGAAATCGATTTCTGGTGGTGGTGCAAAATGTTGTATAGAATTCCTCAGCCTACCGAATGATTTATACTTTTCTAAGTTTTCTAGTTTCATACCAGTAGTCGCCCATAGCCGTTCGGGCAATTCTGAGTATTGAATAGTTCTAGCACTTTCAAATAAGTGCTTCATCTCTAAAAAATTGTCAGTCACCTTAGAGCGAGGAAGCTGCTCGAAAATAAGCAAGGGATGCTCCTCGGCTATACGTGCTTTGATTAATATCTCCGCTGCATGAGCTGCTTGCAAAACTGAAAGCTCAGGCCATTTACTGTTCTCAATACTCATATAGTTTGCATGCCAATTTGCATGGGCTAAAGCACCCAAGCCAAGTGCAAGCATGTGTTCTGAAACCCTCTTTAACTCTGAATTCAATGCCATTCCATTTTTTGAGATATGCGACCATATTTGGCTAAACTACAATGCTATGTCCAGAGGACAATAAACTCAAACTTGCAGAAGCTAGTTGAGTTGTTGCTGAAGTTGTTGGACTTCTTCGATTGATAACCCCGTTCCATGAGCAACCGCTTCAACGGATAAACCATCTCGTAAGAAATTGAGCGCGATTTCCCTTTGTTTTTTTACTTCACCTTCTGCCAGGATAGAGCGATACACAGTCGATTCTTGCATGATGTCCTTCCGCAATATGCGATAAATCACTTCCTGATCTAATTGTAACCCAGCTAAAATTCCTGATGCCGCTAACAAATTAGCTTGAGTCTGGGGATCTTTTATCTGTTCCACTCTTTGAGCCGCTTGACGTAACGTTTCTTCAGCATTTTCGCTTTGTCCCAGAGCCGCAAAGGGAATCAGCCCAGGATATTGTAGGAAGAGCGATGCAGGTTGCTCCCACAAACGAATTACCTCAAATTCGTGGTGGGTACGTTCCATTGTAAAACTGGTTTGATAAACCAAGGGCGATGAAGTCTGCTTCAGGTAAATGACAACTTGTCGCATCGGTTTGGTTGGATCTCTTCGATAGGCTCGCACACGATAATCCAGAACACGGAATGGGATATTGTTTTTAGGAAGTGTTTGAAACTCAATATGCAAAATTTCTTCATCTGACTCTAGAAAAATCAGAGCATCAGCGCGAATTGGGTCAAGGGAGAGTTCAGAGGGTTGGAGTTCTGCCAGAGTGACGGATTTCCCCAACAGCCAACTAGCGAAGTCGGCTGAGAAGTGTTCGGCTAGGAATCGGCAAGTGTCATCATACATAATAGGTATGATTCTACCAGTAAACTATCATCAACCTACAATATCGAGCGCGATGCCCTTGATAACCAGGCAGTTATAAGACTGCGCGACGTAGTGCGATCGCATTAGAGCAGGAACTACGAAATATAGTAAAGACGCTCCATGGGAACGTCTTTACAAACACTAAATTTCTACCTGGAACTTAGTAATAAGTACCAGATTTACGGTAATGAACAGCAGTTGTAGCATGGGGTTGAAGTAGTTTACCGTTGTTGATAGTTGAGTAAATTACCCAATGATCGCCACATTCCATCCGTTTAGCGACACAACATTCCAAATATGCGATCGCGTCCATGAGAATCACACAACCATCATCATTGAGGGCAGTTTCAAAGCCATCAAAGCGTTCTTCTCCAGGGGCAAACTGTTTCCGGAAGTGCTTCATGTACTCTTGGTGATTGTTTTCTGCCAAAATATTTAGCACAAACTTAGAACCAGGATAAAGCAAATTCTCGATTGCCCGCTCTTTAGCGATCGCTATTGTAATTCCAGGGGGATTAAACGTCGCTTGAGATACCCAAGCACCCATCATCGCTGCGGAGATATCACCTTGTTTGGTGGTGATGACACAAACTGAACCTACAATCCGTCCCACAGCTTGTTCCATGGAATTTGCAGCAGGTTGAGGTAAGCGGAGTTTCCTGGCTTTGCGGAGAATTTGAGCGAAGTCTGTAGCTGCTTCTTCACATTCCTTCAAGGTTTTATCAGATGGTTTGAAGCGAGCGCGGATGGTTTCAAATCCAAATTTGTATCCGGCTTCTTTGAGTTTACCTTCAATTAAATCAAAGGCTTCACCACTCCAACCATAGGAACCAAATACACCCGCCAACTTATTATTATTGCCAACCGATAACACTGTTCCTAACGCTGTGTGTATGGGAGTAGGTGCATGACCCCCAATAGTTGGGGAACCAATAATAAAACCCTCGCATCTTTCAACTGCATTCTTAATATCATCAGGTTCGGCAAATTCGCAATTAATTAATTCGACTGCCACACCACCCTTTGTCAGTCCGAGTGCGATCGCTTGTGCTAAAGTCGCCGTATTCCCGTAAGCGGAAGCATATAACAAAGCTACTTTTATTTCCCGTTCAGCTTGGGAACGACTCCATTCTCCATAGGATTTGGTCAACTCCATCAAACCATAGCGTACCAAAGGACCATGACCTACTGCATACATCCGGACTTGGTAATCGGATATTTTCTCCAAAGCCGCTTTGATGTGGTTTGCATTGGGAGCCATGACGCTATCGTAATAATAGCGCTGATCTTCTTTGAAGCTGTCCCAATCCTCATCAAAAATATCATCCCCACAAACATGGGCACTAAATAATTTATCTGTATAAAGAATTTGGGTTTGTTGATCGTAGGTGCAAAGTCCTTCAGTCCAACGTGGACTAGGTGTAGGAATAAAATTCAACACATGACCTTTACCCAAATCGAGGGTTTCTTTCCCCCGCATGGTGAGAATTTTCAACTCTTGGTTTGAGAAAGCAGCCCGTAAATGTGCAGCACCTGGCACCGAAGTCACAAAGGTTAATTCGGGGGCAATTTCTAATA includes:
- the ileS gene encoding isoleucine--tRNA ligase, yielding MTEAKSYKDTVNLPKTKFDMRANAVKREPEIQRFWAENKIYARLSQENPGDVFILHDGPPYANGSLHIGHALNKILKDIINRYQLMQGRKVRYVPGWDCHGLPIELKVLQNMKQAERQELTPLKLRQKAHEFALEAVEGQRKGFKRYGVWGDWEHPYLTLTPEYEAAQIDVFGQMFLKGYIYRGLKPVNWSPSSRTALAEAELEYPEGHTSRSMYAAFPMVSLADGAKSALGEYLPSLGVAIWTTTPWTIPANLAVAVNPDLDYSVVEVGQVASNADTQWNVSSKYLIVAKDLIDSLAEKFNVELTVKTTVKGKDLEHSTYKHPLFERESPIVIGGDYITTESGTGLVHTAPGHGQEDYITGQKYGLPILSPVDDGGNFTEEAGQFAGLNVLGDGNQAVLDAMLAAGALLKEEPYQHKYPYDWRTKKPTIFRATEQWFASVEGFRDRALDAIAQVRWIPPQGENRITPMVSDRSDWCISRQRNWGVPIPVFYDEETNEVLMTEETINHIRDIFAEKGSNAWWEMSVEELLPEQYRNNGRRYRQGFDTMDVWFDSGSSWASVVKQRQELSKYPVDIYLEGSDQHRGWFQSSLLTSVAVNDCAPYKTVLTHGFTLDEKGFKMSKSLGNVLDPNVVIEGGKNQKEEPPYGADVLRLWVSSVDYTNDQRIGKNVLKQLGDIRGKIRNTARVLLGNLHDFDPEKDAVPYDKLPAVDKYMLHRMTEVFNEVTEAFESFQFFRFFQTVQNFCVVDLSSFYIDIAKDRLYISTPEGFRRRSTQTVLYLALENLTRAIAPVLCHLAEDIWQFLPYKTPYKSVFEAGWVNLDAKWQNPEIATFWEKLRELRNDVNKVLEQARVDKSIGSSLEAKVLLYIADSELRQQVKTLEENSNGIDELRYLFITSQVELLDSSQKIDGLKYNSVGENWGIGVVDAEGAKCDRCWNYSTHVGESKDDPLLCERCVDALGGEF
- a CDS encoding Rpn family recombination-promoting nuclease/putative transposase, whose amino-acid sequence is MYDDTCRFLAEHFSADFASWLLGKSVTLAELQPSELSLDPIRADALIFLESDEEILHIEFQTLPKNNIPFRVLDYRVRAYRRDPTKPMRQVVIYLKQTSSPLVYQTSFTMERTHHEFEVIRLWEQPASLFLQYPGLIPFAALGQSENAEETLRQAAQRVEQIKDPQTQANLLAASGILAGLQLDQEVIYRILRKDIMQESTVYRSILAEGEVKKQREIALNFLRDGLSVEAVAHGTGLSIEEVQQLQQQLN
- a CDS encoding DUF6883 domain-containing protein yields the protein MKLPNPERAIVEVDKISGYCLNPEHPQGKHKARVFKSALNLNLENAEELQIALLQAVTNWDAVLAIGCRLNNKQFMNVYYFVQ
- a CDS encoding diflavin flavoprotein is translated as MTDQHPRDVQVLPIATNTTVLRARSWTRQRFEIEYALSRGTTANSYVIRGDKTAIIDPPSETFTDIYKEALRRCLELTTIDYVVIGHFSPNRMATMRALLEIAPELTFVTSVPGAAHLRAAFSNQELKILTMRGKETLDLGKGHVLNFIPTPSPRWTEGLCTYDQQTQILYTDKLFSAHVCGDDIFDEDWDSFKEDQRYYYDSVMAPNANHIKAALEKISDYQVRMYAVGHGPLVRYGLMELTKSYGEWSRSQAEREIKVALLYASAYGNTATLAQAIALGLTKGGVAVELINCEFAEPDDIKNAVERCEGFIIGSPTIGGHAPTPIHTALGTVLSVGNNNKLAGVFGSYGWSGEAFDLIEGKLKEAGYKFGFETIRARFKPSDKTLKECEEAATDFAQILRKARKLRLPQPAANSMEQAVGRIVGSVCVITTKQGDISAAMMGAWVSQATFNPPGITIAIAKERAIENLLYPGSKFVLNILAENNHQEYMKHFRKQFAPGEERFDGFETALNDDGCVILMDAIAYLECCVAKRMECGDHWVIYSTINNGKLLQPHATTAVHYRKSGTYY